GCTGCGGATTGCAGCAGCCCTCGAACCTTAAACCACTCCTCGCAGCGCTTCGGCCAGTCGTTCACCGGCAACCCGGATTTGCGCATTCCGTAACCATGACCACCCTGCGAATAGAGATGCATTTCCACGGGCACTTTGTTCTTCTTCAACTCCCGATAATAGAGGATGCTGTTCAGCGAATCGATCGGATCATCAGTAGCGTGGATGAGGATTGCGGGAGGGGTCTCCCCATTAATTTTAATGTGATCGACCAGCTTATCCGAATTGGAAGCTGCCAAATAGGCGGGATAGACGAGAACCGAAAAGTCGGGACGCGCACTTAGTTTATCGGCTTCATCTATTGGCTCATAACTCGACTCACCATAACAAGTACTCGCCAGGGCCGTGAGATTTCCGCCGGCTGAAAAACCGAGAATCCCAATCCGCTTGGTATCGATACCCCACTCCTTGGCGTGTGCGCGAGTGAGACAAATTGCCCGCTTGGCGTCCTGCAAGGGCGCGAAATTCGGTTTATCGCGATACTTGGAATTCACCGGAACCCGATACTTCAGTAGCACGGCATTGATCCCGATGGAATTCAACCACTCCGCCACCTGCAACCCCTCGTGATCCCAAGCGAGAACGCTGTAGCCGCCGCCGGGGGCTATCACGATGGCCGTACCTGTATTTTTCTCGGCGGGCGCTTTGAACACAGAAATTGTGGGATCGGTAATACCTGTTAGATTCCGACTACCGTCCTTGCCGGTGAATTTCTCCGGGCCGGAATTTTTATCCCCTGGGACTTTGCCCTCGGGCCAGAGTTTCACCACAATCGGCGTTTCCTCAGCCGAGAGTTGCGATCCCAAAAATAATAGCATCAACGAGGTAGCGGAGAGTAAACGCATAGTAATGTCTCAAGGAGTGGCTTTCCAACTTCTCGCCCATCTTACAGCAGTATCGTTCTTGATTCCGCTTTATTCCGAAGCTTCTTCTTCTGGTAAGATGACCCAACGCATCCAGGCCAATTTCAAAAATATTTCCGATGAATTTATCCGCCTGGAATGGTAAAACCGAAGAAAGTCACGGTTCGCCCTCAGGGTAAATTTATGCGAATGATTTTTCAGCTATTGCTACTTACCGGTTTATTCGGAGGAGTAGTTCAGGCAGACGACCGAGTAGTCTATCCCGCCAAGGATGGGCCTGGCAAAGGAAAGCATCTGGTATTTCTCGCCGGAGATGAGGAATATCGCTCCGAAGAAGGGCTACCGATGCTGGCAAAAATTCTCAGCCAGCGACATGGTTTTAAATGCACCGTCGTCTTCGCAGTCGACGACAAAGGCTTTATCGATCCGAATAAATCCGCCAGTATCAGCGCTCCGGATGCACTGGATACCGCTGATGGTATCATCATGGGCTTGCGATTCCGTCGCTACCCCGACTCGGCTATGAAACACTTCGAAGACGCCTATCTTCGGGGCATTCCCATCATCGGACTGCGCACCAGTACGCATGCTTTCGCCGGATTAAAAGGCACATACGCCAGTTATAACAATTTCGGCCGAAATGTTCTGGGGGAGAACTGGGTCAACCACTGGGGCGACAACCATCGTTACGCCACCAAAGGCATCATCGAAGAATCGGCCAAGGGAGAAAAAATCCTCAATGGCGTCGAGCATGTCTTCGGTGACTCCGGCACCTACGAAACTCATCCTCAACCCGATTCGAAAATCCTTCTACGTGGGCAGGTGGTCAATGGCCTGAAACCGAGCGATCCCCCAGCTACTCACAAGCGGAAAGCCACAACCGGGGAGCAACCGGTAAATGAACCGATGATGGCAATCGCCTGGACGCGGATTCCCCAGAATCCCGCCGGAAAAGAGAACAAGGTTTTCTGCACGACCATGGGCGCTGCGACCGATCTGGAAAATGAAGATCTGCGGCGGTTAGTTGTGAATGCCGTTTATTGGGGACATAATCTGGAAATCCCGGCTAAAGCGGATGTGAATTATGTCGATCCCTACAAGCCAAAAACCTATGCGTTTAATGGCTTCCGACGTGGCATCAAGCCGGAAGATCATGCTTTAGGCAAGGAGCTTAAAGAAGGCCAAGGAACCGATCCGAAACAGAAATGATTCGTGAGATAACTTGGTAAAAAAAGCAGGCTTTCCCAAGTAAAGGGAAAGCCTGCTTTTTTGTGTATTCGGAGTAGGACTAGACCTTAATGATGTCCTTCACGGTCTTGCCGCTTGGGATCATCGGCAGCACGTGTTCCTGATGCGGGACCATCACGTCCAGAACGAACGGGCCATTGGAATCGATCATCTCTTCCAGAGCGGCGTCCAAATCTTTCTTCGAACTGATCGTTTTTCCCAGGACTTTGAAGCCCTTGGCAATCTGCACGAAATTCGGATACGGTTCATTTTCCATCCCCGCACCCAGATAGGTGTGCCCGCGGTTTGAGCCGTGGAAGCGATCCTCCCACTGAACCACCATACCCAGATGCTGATTGTTTAATAGCAGGGTCTTCACTGGAATCTTTTCGGCGTAAGCACAGCCCAATTCCTGAATGTTCATCAGGAAACTGCCATCGCCATCAATGTTTACCACCAGGTTCGACGGATGGGCGACCTGTGCTCCCATGGCCGAGGGCAATCCAAAACCCATCGTGCCCAAGCCACCACTGGTAACCCAATGGCGGGGCTTGTTGAACTTGAAGTACTGGGCTGCAAACATCTGATGCTGACCGACACCCGTCGTGATAATCGTTTCGTCGAGTTGCTTGCGCTCTTTGAGTATTTCGTACAAACGTTTAATCGCGTATTGCGGCAATATCGCATCTTCCCGATCGTTGAAGGTCATCGGGTCTTCTTCCCGCCATTTGTCGATCTGCTTCATCCAATCGCCGTAGCGGCTGCCCTTGGAGAGATCCTTGAAGCTGTCTTCCTGCAGGAGTTGATTCAATCCCTCGACAGCGCCCTTCAGGTCGCCGTGAATGCCGACGTGGGCGATTTTGTTCTTATTCAGTTCGGAGGGGTCGATATCGATGTGAACGATCTTGCCATGTTTGGCAAACTCGCTGAGTTTGCCCGTCACGCGGTCGTCGAAGCGGACGCCGAACGCTAACAGCAGGTCGGCTTCGTTGATCGCCATGTTCGAGTAGACGGTCCCGTGCATGCCGAGCATTTGCAGACAGAGATAATGATCAGCCGGGAATCCGCCCAGTCCATGCAGCGTCAAACCGACGGGGATACCGGTAGAAGAAGCGAACTGCTTCAGGGCTTCAGAAGCTCCGGAACCGACGACACCGCCGCCGCCGTAGATGAAAGGCTTCTTGGAATTGCGGATCAATTCGAGAATCTTGATGAGTTCGCCGCGCTCGGCTGCCCGGAAGGGCTTGTAGCCGGGCAGATTCATTGGCGGATCCCAGTTGGGAATGATTTCTTTCTGCTGAAGATCCTTGGGAATATCGATAATCACCGGGCCCGGTCGGCCGGTAGTAGCGATGTAGAAAGCCTCTTTCATCACTCGGGTGATATCTTCGGTTTTCTGCAGCAGGTAATGATGCTTCGTAATTGGTCGGCAAACTTCGACGATTGGCGTTTCCTGAAAGGCGTCGGTGCCGATGACGGGCGTACTTACCTGACCTGTGATCGCAATCACCGGAATGGAGTCCATCTTGGCATCGGCCAGGATAGTGACGAAGTTCGTCGCTCCGGGTCCTGAAGTTGCCAGACAGACCCCGACTTTACCTGTGGTCCGGGCATAGCCATGGGCCATGAAGCCCCCGCCCTGCTCGTTCCGGGGTAGAATCGTGCGAATCTTATTTTGCACTTTGGTCAGAGACTGGTGAATGGGCATCGATGCCCCACCAGGATAGGCGAATACGACTTCCACTCCATTGCGAATGAGCGACTGGACCAGTATATCGGCGCCATTCATCGGAGTTTCGGCACTTTTCTTCTCAGCCATCACAATACCTTCCAGGTTGTAAAAGACTCGGATTACTAATATTATCAAATCGGAAAAGAATTGAGAACTGCAACCGCAAAGAAATTCATCAGACCGTCCGAGTTTCCGCCGGTTTTTTGGGTATAAGCAGAGAGACGGCCGGTGCGGTGATAACCGTGGTAACGAGAGCCATCAGAACGAGCATGGCATACAGCGCGGGCGAAATCACACCCATGCTCAGTCCAATGTTCAGCACGATTAACTCCATGAGGCCGCGGGTATTCATAAGAGCCCCGAGAGCCGCCGAGGTTCGGCGATCTCGCCCGGTAAATCGGGCCGCGAAATAAGTGCCGCCAAACTTTCCAGCTATCGCCACGACGATTATCGCCAGACAGATCAACTTGTACTCCCTACCGGCGATGAGATCCATCCGCGTACTCAGCCCCGCCACCGCGAAGAAGGCGGGCAGGAAAACCAGTGTCACGATATCGGTGAGCTTATCAGAGAATTCCCGCGACAACTTACTGTCATGGGGGATGAGGACACCCAATAAAAAAGCACCAAAAACTGCATGAATCCCAATGATCTGAGTCACACCAGCCGAGAAGAGAATGGCCACAAATATCACCGGAATGGCATACCCGGGAAGTGGTTTACTCTCGAGAAAATTACAAAACCGTTCCAGCACGGGTCGCACCAGGACAAACATGGATCCGATAAAGAATGCCGTGTAAACCAGAACCAACATCGCATTTTCCACCTGCGATTGGGCAACACCAATTACCAAAGCCAGTAGACACCAGGCGGTAACATCCCCCGTGGCAGCGGCACTGAGTGCGGTGACTCCCAGATCTGTCTTTTCCATTCGCAGGTCAGTCAGAATTCTTGCCAGCACAGGGAAGGCGGTGATGGACATGGCCACACCCATGAACAGTGCAAAGCTTGTAAAGGGTACTGAGCGATCCGAGAGAATCGGGTAGATCCAAAGTGCGAGAGCTGCCCCCAGGAGAAAGGGAACCAGAATGGAAACGTTGGAAATCGCGACCGCCGAGCGAGCGTGTAGACGGAGTTTTTCGCCATTGAGTTCCAATCCCACGAGGAACATATAGAGGATAACGCCAAGTTCCGCAATCACCTTCAAGGCCGTCAGAACCTGCTCTTTGGGATCGGTCTCCGGCCCAGGGATCAGGTAATGCATCGCTTCCGGAGATAAGAGCCCCAGAAGAGAAGGGCCTAGAAGGATCCCCGCAAGGACCTCCCCAATTACCGGCGGTTGACCGAGAAACCGCAACCCGCGTCCAAGAATGAAGCCCAGCGCAATAACCGCCGAAAGTGTCGAAAGAATGTGAGCAGTGAGATCAAAATTGCCGGCTGTCCCGGTGCTAATGAGTGATGTGGTCGCAGTGATTTCCGGAGCAACGAGACGATTTCCCTGGGATCGAATGACCAGAAATAACAGGACGCTCAAACCAATGAGGACGCAGCCTGCGAACAAGGGGACCAAGATCGATTTTCGCAGACTGCCCGACAGCTTGAACATGATTTAATGGTTTCAATTCGCTGCGAGAGCCGCTTTCCGCTCGGCCTTCAATTCATCCATCAAAGGCCAGAGAACATCAACTTCCTCTTTGAAGACGTCGCCGATCAGCACATCCGTCACCAAGCCTTTGAGATCGGGATGTTTTTTAATAAAGCGACCGAAGCTGAAGCCTTCATAGAACTCGCAGACGAGACGGCGCATCCGCTCCATACCCTGGACGTAGCCTTTTTCCCAGCTGCGCAACTGATGTTCCGAGGTATCGTTCTTGGCCAAGCCTTCACAGACAGCATCCGCGGCCATTTGCCCCGAGCAAAGGGCTAAAAGCACGCCCGAGGAGTAAAGAGGATCCAGGAAGCCAAACGCATCCCCCACGAGAACCCAGCCATCCCCACCGGCCTGACTCGCTCGATAGGAATATTCCTTCTGGGCCCGGAAGGCTTCAATGCGGGTGGCATTGGCGATGCGCGGTTGCAAACCGGGACAGTTCGCCACTTCTTCGTTGTAAATCGTCTCGTAGTCTTTGGTGTCACGATCCTTGAAGAGATAGTCGTAACCCGCCACCACCCCAACGCTCAAAATGTCATCGTGCAAGGGGATATACCAGAACCAACCCTTCTTGCCTTTGGTTTGGAGGACAATGGTGGCCCCTTCATCCTTGCCGACATCCCGGTAGGCCCCTTTCCAGTAAGTCCAAATCGCGGCTTTTTTCAAAATCGGATCCCACTCCCGGAGCCCCAGCCGACTAATGATCATAGAGCTCTGGCCACTGGCATCAACGACAACTTGGGCTCGAACTTCTTTCTCGGTGCCGTCTTCCAGCTTAACGCGAATTCCGACGGCCCTCTTACCTTCGAACAAAACTTCCAAAACGCGTGCGCCTTCGTGAACGGTAACACCCTGCTCCCGTGCATTATTCAGCATCAACAGGTCGAACTCGCTGCGGCGCACCTGCCAGGTCTGTGAGGATTCGTGATCCTTATTCTCGTGGAAGTAGAACGGCTCCGAAATCTTGCCATGTTCAGTCACAAACTGGACGCTGTACTTCTTGATGAAATGGCTGCCCTTCATTTTGGGAAGCATCTTCAGTCGATTGAGGGTGTGATACGTCTGAGGTATCAGCGATTCCCCAATGTGAAAACGTGGGAAATGATCGCGTTCGTAAATCTCGACCTTATAACCCTTTTGAGCAATAAGAGTCGCTGCGGTAGTTCCGGAAGGACCGCCACCAATTACGATGACATCGGGTTGGGTTTGCGAGGCCGGTATCATAAAAGCTCTCCAGAAATTATCGCCAGGTATTATTCGAATCTTCGTGCGGCTGCCGGGCGAGCTTCAATAGCTCCACCAACTGCTTCAACTGACTCTTATTCAGATGCCCAAGCTGCTGATTATGGCACTCCCGCAACGGCTCGGAAATCTGATCGAGCAAAGCAATCCCATTCAACGTGATGCGAATGTGCACTGTACGGCGATCCGTCTCGGACCGCTGACGGCTAATCAGCTTCCTCGCCTCGAGCTTATCCAGCATTCGCGTGATATCCGGAGCCCGAGAGACCAATCGCTCGGCAATCGTCAGAGTCGCCACCGGCTCAGGATGCTCCGCTTTCAATAGCCGTAACACGTTGTACTGCTGCGGCGTCAAATCAAACCGCGCAAACAAGGCATCCTCGTAAGCCCGCAATCGGTCGTAGGTCCGCCACAGGTTGAGGTAGACCTCCTGCTCCGCGGAGTCGTATCGCAGTTTGGATATCTGAGCTTCCATGTACTTAATATATAGTCGTTCGACAGATAGTTGTCCAGACAATTATTGTTCAGCGGTGGAATCAGATTCTTTCTGTAAAAATATTCTTATTTTAAAAGCTGGCTCCGGGTGAAGACTTGCTGGCACCCCAGGCTACGGGCTAATTTCAGCCGCTCTGCATCGACATGCGAGCCGTAGGCTATGACCTCCGGCTTGCCGGAGAGCAGAGAAAATTCGTTCATCAGAGCTTCGAGTTGCAACAGCGGATGCTGCAGATCGATGATTACCTGCTCTAGCTCGGAATTGGACAAAAGCGATTTGAGCATTTCGTAACTTCTGCACTGAATCGCGGACTTACCCCGCTGACGAGCATCGGCGATCAGCTTGCTCGAATCAATCAGGTCATCGGAAAGAATCAGAACGTTCATATGGCTTCCGGTCCCCGTTCGCCGGTTCGAATTCGGATCACATCTTCCAGAGGCAGTATGAAAATTTTACCGTCCCCGATGCGACCTTCCACACCCGATCGCCCCGCTTCCATGATGGCATTCACCGTCGGTTCCACGAAATCTTCGTTCACGGCGATCTGAAGTTGCACTTTACGCACCAGATTCGTGGCCACTTCATGGCCGCGAAACATTTCCGATCTGCCTTTTTGCCGACCAAAGCCCTGGACATCAACGATGGTTAAGCGGAACACTTCAACCTTGTTGAGGGCTTCCTTCACCGCTTCCAATTTTTGCGGCTGAATAATCGCCAGGATCAGTTTCATGCTCCAACCACTCCAATTAGTCGCGGGATTCAGCTGGGAATCTCAACAGGCAATCCTTGAAAGCTTACTATCTCGAAATCGGGATTGGAATGTGAATTAACAGCTTTGCAATACGACGCCTTCTTGCAGATAGCTATCATCTACGGCAAAGTTATCGAATTGAATCGAATAGTTGTCCTGAAACCAGTTCCGAAAATGCGCCAGCCAGCCGTCATCAAAGCTGGGATTCACGGCATGCAGCAGCCCAAAGGGGATGTGTCGAAATTCGCCGTTCTCACAGACGATTTCGCCCGCTTTGAGGACCATGCGAGGCAGCTCGAAAGTTTGTTTCCAGGTAGGATGCGGCGAATATAGGGTGATATCCGCGTCGGCGCCGACTCCGAGTTGCCCTTTATCCTTCAGACCTAGAAGTCTGGCCGGGGAAGCTCGTGTGATAATTGCAATCTCGTTGAGAGTGTATTCTCGTTCGAGGCTCGGTAACACACATCGACCTGCAATACTCGCCGGAAGTTTGGTGAGGACTTCTCGACGGTAATCCCGACTCATGAGCAGTTGAATCATCTCGGGGTATGCGAGGAACACCCCGCCATTGGGATGATCGGTACTCATGGCGATCCGCCAGGGATCCTGCATGAGCAGATACCACTCCAGACCGATGATCCATTGCAAAGCGTGGATGAGGCTGCGCTGCTTATATTCGATGGGAACGATGCCGCAGCCGGCCTCGCACTCGGTTTCGCTGTTGAACCACTTTTTGCCCGTCACTCGATGCAGGAAATATCCGAGCGCACCGTCTCCGGTCATCGAAGTCGTTTTGCCAAAATTCACATGACCGACATCGATGCTGATATTCCGATGGGAATTCACATAATCGACTAACTCGGACACTCGCGAGCAGAAACCTTCACCGTTCGGCTCGCCACCATAACTGTGAAACTGAACATGTGTCAGGTGGGCCCGGCGACCTTCCAGAGCTCTCATCGTTTCGAGAGTGGTTCGCCAGTTCCCGGCTATCCCCAACTGATTGCCATGGATGTGAACCGGATGGGGCAAATTCAGGTCGATGGCCGCTTGGGCAACACCAGTAATAATTTGTCTGGGAGTAATGCCGAAGCCGTCCACAACCGTATCGAGTTGTGTATCGTGTCCGGCCCCCTGTTTCCATCGCTCCACCCCGCCGGGGTTGACGATTTTCAGGGCATAGCCCTTGGTCGCGTTCAACAGCCAACCCGCGTATGCCGAGAGCACTTCCTGCTCCTGGGCCGCAATCAGTTTCATCGCATAGTGATTGTTACCCAGCAGAATGAAAAATCCCTTGTCGATTACGGGCGTGTCGCGAAACTCCTCGTGAGCGTGGCGGGCTCCCAAGGGTGGGATGGCCGCATCGAAGGCCGTGGTATAACCCAGGCCCCCGTAAAGATAGCCTGTTGTAAATGTGGTAGGCGTCGATCCGCCTGTACCCGAACGGAGCAGGTCGGTTTTTGGATAGACGGCATTCCGGCGATCTTCCGGACGCATCTTTCGGGAGAAATTCACCTTGGGTCCGGCGATATGACTGTGCATATCGATGCCGCCGGGAAAAACGAGTTGCCCGGAGGCATCAATAGTTCGAGTGGCCTTTTTCCGGCCGCGCGGCGGAGCGACAATCTTACCTGCTTCTACCCAGATGTCGGACACTATGCCATCGATCCCGTTGGCGGGATCGTACACCGTGCCATTCGCAATGCGCAAAAGAGACATGCAGTTGTATTATGGATTGTTTCAGAATTCGCTGCGTGTAAGCCCGGATCGGTTACGCTTTAATGCGCATTAATTTCGAAATCGATACTGAGTTTTCGAAATTCGGCGATCGAAGAAATCCGGCCTGCGATCGCTTGGGCTTCCGTGGCATCTCGGCAATCAAATTTGATTTTTACTTCGCCCTTGTTGCTGACCAACGCTACCAGATTCTGAGCACTTGGCCCAGCTACGGTGCGGATCTTTTCCACCCACTGCCATGGCATCAGCGTGTAGGTGGTATTGAGTGCCGGTAACACTTCCGGTGCCGAAGGTTGCGGCTTGCTGGTCATGCTGGCTGGAATGACTTTTGATTCTTGCGCGGGCCGCTTCGCGATATCGGCAGCCGCGTTATTGAGTCGAGTCGCATTTGCGGCCGCAGCTGATGGTTGGGGAGCCGTCGGTTCGATGGCTGGCTGCCAACGCACGGTTCTGTCGTCCGCCTGGAAGATCGCCAGAGCCCGATTGCCCTGTGCGGGAGAAGCTGTAGGCGAACCGATGACGCGATTCTGGCCAACAGGAGCTGTAATCACTCGCGCTTCGGGCCTGTCTTTTTCGGGAACCGCCGTCCAATCGCTTGGTGCGGATTTGAGCACGGCTGTTGGATTGATCGAAGGCTCTGCAATTCTCTCACTTGTGATGGCGCTGAAAGTGTGGCTTTCAACCACCGCAGGTTTACTGACTTTCGGCAATTCCAAGACGGAGCTGGATGATTTCGTTTCGGCCGCTTTAACTTCTGGTAAAACGATTTCCGGCGACGTGAGAATGCCACCTCCCGAGGAAGGAACGAGAGTCCCGGGCAAGAAGGTCGATTGACGAGGTCCGGCCACAGGAGCCGATTTGGGAAGAGCAACTGCAGGTTTAGCTACTTCCACCGCCTCAACGGACGGAACCGTATCCGGTAATCGGCTCGGCATGCCTGGCGGCAGCTGGGGCTCGCTTTGAGTCAGGATTACACCGAGCGACGGCGATTTTACCGTGCTGGCGGGCGGGGGTGGAGAGACCGGTGCCTTCAAACCCGTGGCCTGATCGGCCGCTGGACCATTCGATCGCGATTCCACCACGACGATAGTCTGCTGGGATTGAGTCGGCTGATTTGGTACAGCCAGTTCCGATTTGCTCGGCGGAACATAACGCGTACCGTTGGTGAGAAGTTGGATGGGCGCATTGCCACCCATCCGCTCTTCATAGATCGACCAGCGCGTTTGAGCGATGCCCATCCCCTTACCGAAGAAACCTTCTTCCACGGGAACCACCGAGTTCGGCTTGGGCATTCCAGTGGTGACTGGGCTCGTGGCGGGTTTCGTAACGGAACTCGTGAGAGGTGTAGCCGGAGTGGACTGCGGGTTTTCCAGCTTCTGAATATCGCGGATTGGCGGATAATCGTTGAGTAAATCTTTCGTCGAGATATTCGTCGAACTCGGTATCAGTGCGGGCGCCCCAGGGGTGGTCTTCGGCGGAATGGGTGGAATCGGCTTTAGTTCAAAGGCCGTCTTCGCCGGCGCTGAATCTGCCTTGGTTTCCTCTTTAGGCTTAGTCGGCGGTGGCTGCAAATCTTCCAGTTTCGCGGGAATAGTCTTAGGATCGCTTCCCGCATCCGGAGTGATGAGGCTGGGAATTGATTTATCGCTGGCTGGTTTCACATCGCCAGGGAATTCGGACAGATCGAGCGGCAGCGGATCGACGTACTTGCTTTTGGCCTGGGGCTTCAAAAGAATGGCCGCGGGTGGCTTCTCATCAGCCCAGGATAAGGAAGAGAGCAGTAAGCATGTGGAAAGAGTCAAAGCGCTGAACCGTCGAACGGGTCGCTTCTGCGACAAGGATGTTCGGTTGAGTTTCACTTCGGACCCCTTCGGCAATACACCTACAGCTCGGCGCGGGACGGATTCTGCCCGCATCCTTCATCGTCCGCGTCTGGCGATAGACTTGAAGGAAAATCGAATTAATCCGGAGAGGTTACCCATTTTAAAGTTAAATTTGTAGGATTTCATCAGATTGGCTAAAGACGGAAAGCCAGAGAGTTGACGGGGAACGGAAAAATTTGCTTGCGACAATTGACTCGTGAACTATCCTATAGAGTAAGTCCTACGAACTATTCGTAACTGTAGCCGCCTAGGTGTGCGACTGTTATGCCGACTCTCAAAGAACTCTTTTCCGGATTGCGACCCAGACGTTATGGCCGTAAGCCGCATCTCGTACTTCTGAACGGCTTGGCCGAGCAGCATGAGTCCTGGTTTCGCAATGCGAAACATTGGGCTCGCTATTTCGAAGTCCATAAGCCCAATATCCTCGCGTACGAGGGCGATGCTTTTCACAAACGCATTAACGACGGTTTACCG
The genomic region above belongs to Telmatocola sphagniphila and contains:
- a CDS encoding alpha/beta hydrolase codes for the protein MRLLSATSLMLLFLGSQLSAEETPIVVKLWPEGKVPGDKNSGPEKFTGKDGSRNLTGITDPTISVFKAPAEKNTGTAIVIAPGGGYSVLAWDHEGLQVAEWLNSIGINAVLLKYRVPVNSKYRDKPNFAPLQDAKRAICLTRAHAKEWGIDTKRIGILGFSAGGNLTALASTCYGESSYEPIDEADKLSARPDFSVLVYPAYLAASNSDKLVDHIKINGETPPAILIHATDDPIDSLNSILYYRELKKNKVPVEMHLYSQGGHGYGMRKSGLPVNDWPKRCEEWFKVRGLLQSAANK
- the ilvB gene encoding biosynthetic-type acetolactate synthase large subunit; translated protein: MAEKKSAETPMNGADILVQSLIRNGVEVVFAYPGGASMPIHQSLTKVQNKIRTILPRNEQGGGFMAHGYARTTGKVGVCLATSGPGATNFVTILADAKMDSIPVIAITGQVSTPVIGTDAFQETPIVEVCRPITKHHYLLQKTEDITRVMKEAFYIATTGRPGPVIIDIPKDLQQKEIIPNWDPPMNLPGYKPFRAAERGELIKILELIRNSKKPFIYGGGGVVGSGASEALKQFASSTGIPVGLTLHGLGGFPADHYLCLQMLGMHGTVYSNMAINEADLLLAFGVRFDDRVTGKLSEFAKHGKIVHIDIDPSELNKNKIAHVGIHGDLKGAVEGLNQLLQEDSFKDLSKGSRYGDWMKQIDKWREEDPMTFNDREDAILPQYAIKRLYEILKERKQLDETIITTGVGQHQMFAAQYFKFNKPRHWVTSGGLGTMGFGLPSAMGAQVAHPSNLVVNIDGDGSFLMNIQELGCAYAEKIPVKTLLLNNQHLGMVVQWEDRFHGSNRGHTYLGAGMENEPYPNFVQIAKGFKVLGKTISSKKDLDAALEEMIDSNGPFVLDVMVPHQEHVLPMIPSGKTVKDIIKV
- a CDS encoding cation:proton antiporter — translated: MFKLSGSLRKSILVPLFAGCVLIGLSVLLFLVIRSQGNRLVAPEITATTSLISTGTAGNFDLTAHILSTLSAVIALGFILGRGLRFLGQPPVIGEVLAGILLGPSLLGLLSPEAMHYLIPGPETDPKEQVLTALKVIAELGVILYMFLVGLELNGEKLRLHARSAVAISNVSILVPFLLGAALALWIYPILSDRSVPFTSFALFMGVAMSITAFPVLARILTDLRMEKTDLGVTALSAAATGDVTAWCLLALVIGVAQSQVENAMLVLVYTAFFIGSMFVLVRPVLERFCNFLESKPLPGYAIPVIFVAILFSAGVTQIIGIHAVFGAFLLGVLIPHDSKLSREFSDKLTDIVTLVFLPAFFAVAGLSTRMDLIAGREYKLICLAIIVVAIAGKFGGTYFAARFTGRDRRTSAALGALMNTRGLMELIVLNIGLSMGVISPALYAMLVLMALVTTVITAPAVSLLIPKKPAETRTV
- a CDS encoding NAD(P)/FAD-dependent oxidoreductase, coding for MIPASQTQPDVIVIGGGPSGTTAATLIAQKGYKVEIYERDHFPRFHIGESLIPQTYHTLNRLKMLPKMKGSHFIKKYSVQFVTEHGKISEPFYFHENKDHESSQTWQVRRSEFDLLMLNNAREQGVTVHEGARVLEVLFEGKRAVGIRVKLEDGTEKEVRAQVVVDASGQSSMIISRLGLREWDPILKKAAIWTYWKGAYRDVGKDEGATIVLQTKGKKGWFWYIPLHDDILSVGVVAGYDYLFKDRDTKDYETIYNEEVANCPGLQPRIANATRIEAFRAQKEYSYRASQAGGDGWVLVGDAFGFLDPLYSSGVLLALCSGQMAADAVCEGLAKNDTSEHQLRSWEKGYVQGMERMRRLVCEFYEGFSFGRFIKKHPDLKGLVTDVLIGDVFKEEVDVLWPLMDELKAERKAALAAN
- a CDS encoding MarR family winged helix-turn-helix transcriptional regulator gives rise to the protein MEAQISKLRYDSAEQEVYLNLWRTYDRLRAYEDALFARFDLTPQQYNVLRLLKAEHPEPVATLTIAERLVSRAPDITRMLDKLEARKLISRQRSETDRRTVHIRITLNGIALLDQISEPLRECHNQQLGHLNKSQLKQLVELLKLARQPHEDSNNTWR
- a CDS encoding P-II family nitrogen regulator, which codes for MKLILAIIQPQKLEAVKEALNKVEVFRLTIVDVQGFGRQKGRSEMFRGHEVATNLVRKVQLQIAVNEDFVEPTVNAIMEAGRSGVEGRIGDGKIFILPLEDVIRIRTGERGPEAI
- a CDS encoding formylmethanofuran dehydrogenase subunit A, yielding MSLLRIANGTVYDPANGIDGIVSDIWVEAGKIVAPPRGRKKATRTIDASGQLVFPGGIDMHSHIAGPKVNFSRKMRPEDRRNAVYPKTDLLRSGTGGSTPTTFTTGYLYGGLGYTTAFDAAIPPLGARHAHEEFRDTPVIDKGFFILLGNNHYAMKLIAAQEQEVLSAYAGWLLNATKGYALKIVNPGGVERWKQGAGHDTQLDTVVDGFGITPRQIITGVAQAAIDLNLPHPVHIHGNQLGIAGNWRTTLETMRALEGRRAHLTHVQFHSYGGEPNGEGFCSRVSELVDYVNSHRNISIDVGHVNFGKTTSMTGDGALGYFLHRVTGKKWFNSETECEAGCGIVPIEYKQRSLIHALQWIIGLEWYLLMQDPWRIAMSTDHPNGGVFLAYPEMIQLLMSRDYRREVLTKLPASIAGRCVLPSLEREYTLNEIAIITRASPARLLGLKDKGQLGVGADADITLYSPHPTWKQTFELPRMVLKAGEIVCENGEFRHIPFGLLHAVNPSFDDGWLAHFRNWFQDNYSIQFDNFAVDDSYLQEGVVLQSC